From the genome of Lycorma delicatula isolate Av1 chromosome 11, ASM4794821v1, whole genome shotgun sequence, one region includes:
- the LOC142332565 gene encoding uncharacterized protein LOC142332565 isoform X2: MEFYTGHDGKEVTLKRFTVELDSSTSGSTTKSFAKDNVDYNESAINKMTSKEVTPVIASTSNQSRAVTKKLRKYDCDVILIRSYLLFNAFDSSSTSSLASTNLKIDIVAEPEEILALYASPNQIAKGEIVTLYDLCPLWLGLLVLVDTTVPLPKLSTLTFVEGKQNNENNSSCSKNSLTDTSESVPSWIKAELAEDNNSWRPDIYDVPSSLLNS, encoded by the exons ATGGAATTTTATACgggtcat gATGGAAAGGAGGTCACTCTCAAGCGTTTTACTGTAGAACTTGACTCTTCTACTTCGGGCTCAACAACTAAGTCTTTTGCTAAAGATAATGTTGATTATAACGAGAGTGCTATAAATAAAATGACCTCAAAAGAAGTTACGCCAGTTATTGCTTCTACAAGCAATCAATCCAGAGCAGTTACTAAAAAGCTCAGGAAGTATGAT tgTGATGTTATACTCATTCGGTCTTATTTACTGTTTAAT gcATTTGATTCATCTTCTACCAGTTCATTAGCATCAACTAATCTCAAGATAGATATTGTTGCTGAACCTGAGGAAATACTTGC CTTATATGCGTCACCTAATCAAATCGCTAAAGGTGAGATTGTCACATTGTATGACTTATGTCCATTATGGCTTGGTCTTTTAGTACTGGTTGATACTACAGTGCCTTTGCCAAAATTGAGTACACTTACTTTTGTAGAgggtaaacaaaataatgaaaacaattcatcctgttctaaaaattctttaacagATACTTCTGAGTCT GTTCCAAGCTGGATAAAGGCTGAACTGGCTGAAGATAATAATTCCTGGAGACCAGACATATATGATGTACCAAGCAGTCTTTTGAATAGTTAA
- the LOC142332565 gene encoding uncharacterized protein LOC142332565 isoform X3: MEFYTGHDGKEVTLKRFTVELDSSTSGSTTKSFAKDNVDYNESAINKMTSKEVTPVIASTSNQSRAVTKKLRKYDAFDSSSTSSLASTNLKIDIVAEPEEILALYASPNQIAKGEIVTLYDLCPLWLGLLVLVDTTVPLPKLSTLTFVEGKQNNENNSSCSKNSLTDTSESVPSWIKAELAEDNNSWRPDIYDVPSSLLNS; this comes from the exons ATGGAATTTTATACgggtcat gATGGAAAGGAGGTCACTCTCAAGCGTTTTACTGTAGAACTTGACTCTTCTACTTCGGGCTCAACAACTAAGTCTTTTGCTAAAGATAATGTTGATTATAACGAGAGTGCTATAAATAAAATGACCTCAAAAGAAGTTACGCCAGTTATTGCTTCTACAAGCAATCAATCCAGAGCAGTTACTAAAAAGCTCAGGAAGTATGAT gcATTTGATTCATCTTCTACCAGTTCATTAGCATCAACTAATCTCAAGATAGATATTGTTGCTGAACCTGAGGAAATACTTGC CTTATATGCGTCACCTAATCAAATCGCTAAAGGTGAGATTGTCACATTGTATGACTTATGTCCATTATGGCTTGGTCTTTTAGTACTGGTTGATACTACAGTGCCTTTGCCAAAATTGAGTACACTTACTTTTGTAGAgggtaaacaaaataatgaaaacaattcatcctgttctaaaaattctttaacagATACTTCTGAGTCT GTTCCAAGCTGGATAAAGGCTGAACTGGCTGAAGATAATAATTCCTGGAGACCAGACATATATGATGTACCAAGCAGTCTTTTGAATAGTTAA
- the LOC142332565 gene encoding uncharacterized protein LOC142332565 isoform X1, whose protein sequence is MEFYTGHDGKEVTLKRFTVELDSSTSGSTTKSFAKDNVDYNESAINKMTSKEVTPVIASTSNQSRAVTKKLRKYDITKCGPTYTVVCTEENAIYFWGTRYTPSCSSAFDSSSTSSLASTNLKIDIVAEPEEILALYASPNQIAKGEIVTLYDLCPLWLGLLVLVDTTVPLPKLSTLTFVEGKQNNENNSSCSKNSLTDTSESVPSWIKAELAEDNNSWRPDIYDVPSSLLNS, encoded by the exons ATGGAATTTTATACgggtcat gATGGAAAGGAGGTCACTCTCAAGCGTTTTACTGTAGAACTTGACTCTTCTACTTCGGGCTCAACAACTAAGTCTTTTGCTAAAGATAATGTTGATTATAACGAGAGTGCTATAAATAAAATGACCTCAAAAGAAGTTACGCCAGTTATTGCTTCTACAAGCAATCAATCCAGAGCAGTTACTAAAAAGCTCAGGAAGTATGAT ATAACTAAATGTGGTCCAACTTATACGGTTGTTTGTACAGAAGAAAATGCTATCTATTTTTGGGGTACAAGATACACACCATCATGTTCTTct gcATTTGATTCATCTTCTACCAGTTCATTAGCATCAACTAATCTCAAGATAGATATTGTTGCTGAACCTGAGGAAATACTTGC CTTATATGCGTCACCTAATCAAATCGCTAAAGGTGAGATTGTCACATTGTATGACTTATGTCCATTATGGCTTGGTCTTTTAGTACTGGTTGATACTACAGTGCCTTTGCCAAAATTGAGTACACTTACTTTTGTAGAgggtaaacaaaataatgaaaacaattcatcctgttctaaaaattctttaacagATACTTCTGAGTCT GTTCCAAGCTGGATAAAGGCTGAACTGGCTGAAGATAATAATTCCTGGAGACCAGACATATATGATGTACCAAGCAGTCTTTTGAATAGTTAA
- the LOC142332565 gene encoding uncharacterized protein LOC142332565 isoform X4, which translates to MTSKEVTPVIASTSNQSRAVTKKLRKYDITKCGPTYTVVCTEENAIYFWGTRYTPSCSSAFDSSSTSSLASTNLKIDIVAEPEEILALYASPNQIAKGEIVTLYDLCPLWLGLLVLVDTTVPLPKLSTLTFVEGKQNNENNSSCSKNSLTDTSESVPSWIKAELAEDNNSWRPDIYDVPSSLLNS; encoded by the exons ATGACCTCAAAAGAAGTTACGCCAGTTATTGCTTCTACAAGCAATCAATCCAGAGCAGTTACTAAAAAGCTCAGGAAGTATGAT ATAACTAAATGTGGTCCAACTTATACGGTTGTTTGTACAGAAGAAAATGCTATCTATTTTTGGGGTACAAGATACACACCATCATGTTCTTct gcATTTGATTCATCTTCTACCAGTTCATTAGCATCAACTAATCTCAAGATAGATATTGTTGCTGAACCTGAGGAAATACTTGC CTTATATGCGTCACCTAATCAAATCGCTAAAGGTGAGATTGTCACATTGTATGACTTATGTCCATTATGGCTTGGTCTTTTAGTACTGGTTGATACTACAGTGCCTTTGCCAAAATTGAGTACACTTACTTTTGTAGAgggtaaacaaaataatgaaaacaattcatcctgttctaaaaattctttaacagATACTTCTGAGTCT GTTCCAAGCTGGATAAAGGCTGAACTGGCTGAAGATAATAATTCCTGGAGACCAGACATATATGATGTACCAAGCAGTCTTTTGAATAGTTAA